One genomic segment of Myripristis murdjan chromosome 20, fMyrMur1.1, whole genome shotgun sequence includes these proteins:
- the LOC115378820 gene encoding C-C chemokine receptor type 9-like gives MENLLSEDFLTETTTEVTFYPETGSGYMEDYDTGPTENTGMCDRSWVRLFRGQYEPPLFWLIFILGAVGNLMVVWIYTTVRNRLKTMTDVYLLNLAVADLLFLCTLPFWAFDAIQGWQFGVSLCKIVSAVYKINFFSSMLLLTAISVDRYIAIVQVTKAHNLKNKRLFYSKLACLCIWVVSTLLALPEFIFSQVKPGQEKQSFCVMVYWNNWQNRTKILVLSLQICIGFCLPLLVMVLCYSVIIRTLLQAKSFEKHKALRVIFAVVAVFVLSQLPYNSLLVMEASQAANTTITDCNIVKRFDIAGQVAKTLAYTHACLNPFLYVFIGVRFRQDLLKMLKVCVGGLSKGALTKIQAVPTRPSVMSDTETTPALSL, from the exons atggaaaatcttCTGAGTGAAGATTTTCTGACTGAAACAACCACTGAAGTTACATTTTATCCG GAGACCGGCTCTGGTTATATGGAAGACTATGACACCGGGCCCACTGAAAACACGGGCATGTGTGACAGGAGCTGGGTCAGGCTGTTTCGTGGGCAGTACGAGCCGCCACTCTTCTGGCTCATTTTCATCCTGGGCGCCGTGGGTAACCTGATGGTGGTCTGGATCTACACCACCGTGCGCAACCGGCTGAAGACAATGACTGACGTTTACCTACTAAACCTGGCCGTGGCTgacctcctcttcctgtgcaCGCTGCCCTTCTGGGCTTTTGACGCCATCCAGGGCTGGCAGTTCGGCGTCAGCCTCTGCAAAATAGTATCGGCTGTTTACAAAATCAACTTCTTCAGCAGCATGCTCTTACTCACCGCCATCAGTGTGGACCGCTACATCGCTATTGTGCAGGTCACCAAGGCCCACAACCTGAAGAACAAGAGACTTTTCTACAGCAAACTGGCCTGCCTGTGCATCTGGGTTGTCTCCACCCTCCTGGCTCTCCCTGAGTTTATCTTCTCCCAGGTGAAGCCAGGACAAGAGAAACAGTCATTCTGTGTTATGGTCTACTGGAACAACTGGCAAAACCGCACTAAGATCCTTGTGCTGTCCCTGCAGATCTGCATCGGCTTCTGCCTGCCTTTACTAGTGATGGTGCTCTGTTACTCTGTCATCATCCGCACTCTGCTCCAGGCCAAGAGCTTTGAAAAACATAAGGCGCTGCGGGTCATCTTTGCCGTGGTGGCTGTGTTTGTTCTCTCCCAGCTGCCGTACAACAGCCTCCTGGTGATGGAGGCCTCACAGGCAGCAAATACCACCATCACCGACTGCAACATCGTGAAGCGATTTGACATAGCCGGACAGGTCGCCAAGACCCTGGCGTACACTCACGCCTGCCTTAACCCCTTCCTCTACGTCTTCATCGGCGTTCGGTTCCGACAAGATCTCCTGAAGATGCTGAAGGTGTGCGTTGGAGGCCTGAGCAAAGGGGCGCTCACTAAAATACAAGCTGTTCCCACACGTCCCTCAGTTATGTCAGACACTGAGACGACCCCTGCCCTGTCCTTATAA